A genomic segment from Sulfuritalea hydrogenivorans sk43H encodes:
- the ssb gene encoding single-stranded DNA-binding protein has product MASVNKVIIVGNLGRDPEVRYTPNGDSITNVTIATTDTWKDKATGEKKEATEWHRVVFFGKLAEIAGQYLKKGRQVYVEGALRTRKWTDKEGQERYTTEIVANEMKMLGSREGMSDAPPRESGGGAGAGGGGSRPAAAAAPAGGNFNDFEDDIPF; this is encoded by the coding sequence ATGGCGTCAGTCAACAAGGTCATCATCGTCGGCAATCTGGGCCGCGATCCGGAAGTGCGCTACACGCCCAACGGTGATTCGATCACCAATGTCACCATCGCCACCACCGACACCTGGAAGGACAAGGCCACCGGCGAGAAGAAGGAAGCCACCGAATGGCATCGCGTGGTGTTCTTCGGCAAGCTGGCCGAGATTGCCGGCCAGTACCTGAAAAAGGGTCGGCAGGTCTACGTCGAAGGTGCCCTGCGCACCCGCAAATGGACCGACAAGGAAGGCCAGGAACGCTACACGACCGAGATCGTCGCCAACGAAATGAAAATGCTCGGCTCGCGCGAGGGCATGAGCGACGCGCCGCCGCGCGAGAGCGGCGGCGGTGCTGGTGCCGGCGGCGGTGGCAGTCGTCCCGCTGCCGCTGCGGCGCCCGCCGGCGGCAACTTCAACGATTTCGAGGACGATATTCCGTTCTGA
- a CDS encoding MFS transporter has protein sequence MSRDEKRAGAALASIFALRMLGLFLILPVFAIHAQTIPGGDDLTLVGIALGAYGLTQAMFQIPFGMAADTFGRKRVIVIGLLLFAFGSAVAALSTDIWWAIIGRVLQGAGAISAAVTALAADLTREQHRTKVMAMIGSSIGLVFALSLVAAPALYAAIGMSGIFWLTAILAVAAIGLVTHVVPPAPPLPPGPKPPFRDVLLDTQLLRLNFGIFTLHMVQMAMFVVVPGLLIRYGDLPLASHWKIYLPAVLASFVLMVPAIILAEKRNKVQPVFVFAIALLLATLLVMGFGGTSFTVMAGGLLSFFVAFNILEAMLPSLISRVAPPRAKGAALGVYNTTQALGLFLGGALGGWLVKNFDAGAVFFSGAAMAAIWLVAAATMPPVPLRRPMATAPSAHGILETKS, from the coding sequence ATGAGCCGCGACGAAAAGCGCGCAGGCGCCGCCCTCGCTTCCATCTTCGCGCTGCGCATGCTCGGCTTGTTCCTGATCCTGCCGGTGTTTGCGATCCATGCTCAGACCATTCCCGGCGGCGACGACCTGACATTGGTCGGCATCGCGCTCGGCGCCTATGGCCTGACCCAGGCCATGTTCCAGATTCCCTTCGGCATGGCGGCCGATACCTTCGGCCGCAAACGGGTGATCGTCATCGGCCTGCTGCTGTTTGCCTTCGGCTCTGCCGTCGCGGCTTTATCGACGGACATCTGGTGGGCCATCATCGGTCGCGTGCTGCAGGGGGCTGGCGCGATCTCCGCAGCCGTCACGGCACTCGCCGCCGATTTGACGCGCGAACAGCATCGCACCAAGGTGATGGCGATGATCGGTTCCTCCATCGGGCTGGTGTTCGCCTTGTCGCTGGTCGCCGCGCCCGCGCTGTACGCCGCGATCGGCATGAGCGGGATATTCTGGCTGACGGCAATCCTGGCCGTTGCCGCCATCGGCCTCGTCACCCATGTCGTACCGCCGGCGCCACCGCTGCCGCCAGGACCCAAGCCGCCGTTTCGCGATGTGCTGCTCGATACCCAGTTGCTGCGGCTGAATTTCGGCATCTTCACCCTGCATATGGTGCAGATGGCGATGTTCGTTGTCGTCCCCGGCCTGCTGATCCGCTACGGTGACCTGCCGCTGGCCTCGCACTGGAAGATCTACCTGCCGGCGGTGCTGGCCTCCTTCGTCCTGATGGTGCCGGCGATCATCCTCGCCGAGAAGCGCAACAAGGTGCAGCCGGTGTTTGTCTTTGCCATCGCCCTGCTGCTGGCGACCTTGCTGGTGATGGGGTTTGGCGGCACAAGCTTCACCGTGATGGCGGGCGGCCTGCTGAGCTTTTTCGTCGCCTTCAACATTCTCGAAGCCATGCTGCCCTCGCTGATTTCCCGCGTTGCCCCGCCGCGTGCCAAGGGCGCGGCGCTGGGCGTCTACAACACCACCCAGGCGCTCGGCCTGTTCCTCGGCGGGGCGCTGGGCGGCTGGCTGGTAAAGAATTTCGACGCCGGTGCAGTGTTCTTTTCCGGTGCGGCGATGGCCGCAATCTGGCTGGTGGCGGCAGCCACCATGCCGCCCGTCCCGCTGCGCCGGCCAATGGCGACAGCGCCATCCGCGCATGGCATACTTGAAACAAAATCCTGA
- the uvrA gene encoding excinuclease ABC subunit UvrA, with protein sequence MDEIKIRGARTHNLKNINLDLPRNRLTVITGLSGSGKSSLAFDTLYAEGQRRYVESLSAYARQFLQLMEKPDVDLIEGLSPAISIEQKATSHNPRSTVGTVTEIHDYLRLLYARAGTPHCPDHDLPLEANSVSQMVDHVLALPEDTKLMILAPVVANRKGEQLDLFAELRAQGFVRLRVDGKVHDIDTLPKLAKTHKHTIDIVVDRLKVRPDVRQRLAESFETALMHAEGRALAVEMDTGKEYLFSSKFACPVCNYALQELEPRLFSFNNPMGACQKCDGLGQIQFFDPARVVAYPHLSLAAGAIKGWDRRNQFYFQMLESLAAHYGIDTNVPFEKLPAATADIVLYGSGKEQIKFKYLNEKGTRFDRTHAFEGIIPSLERRYRETDSMAVREELSKYLNNKPCPECGGMRLRREARHVFVGGKTISDISRLSLINCRDFFNLLQLTGQKAQVGEKILKEITARLSFLINVGLDYLSLDRSAETLSGGEAQRIRLASQIGSGLTGVMYVLDEPSIGLHQRDNARLLETLTHLRDLGNTVIVVEHDLEAIESADYVVDMGPGAGEHGGRVVAEGTPAQVAANSASMTGAFLSGRREIAIPAQRTPPNKLRELIIRNASGNNLKQVDLQIPVGLLTCITGVSGSGKSTLINDTLYAAAARHLYGSAVEPAAHREIEGLEFFDKVINVDQSPIGRTPRSNPATYTGLLTPIRELFAGVPQSRERGYSPGRFSFNVKGGRCEACQGDGMIKVEMHFLPDIFVPCDVCHDKRYNRETLEVRYKGKTIHEVLQMTVEQAREFFDPVPVVARKLQTLVDVGLSYIQLGQSATTLSGGEAQRVKLALELSKRDTGRTLYILDEPTTGLHFQDIEMLLSVLHRLRDHGNTVVVIEHNLDVIKTADWLVDLGPEGGDGGGRIIASGTPEDVAQVKGSYTGRYLARFLAKRPIAKKAAPTPKASGRKKHSAP encoded by the coding sequence ATGGACGAAATCAAGATTCGCGGCGCGCGAACGCACAACCTCAAGAACATCAACCTCGACCTGCCGAGGAACCGGCTGACGGTCATCACCGGCCTGTCCGGCTCGGGCAAGTCCTCGCTGGCTTTCGACACGCTCTACGCGGAAGGCCAGCGCCGCTATGTCGAATCGCTTTCGGCTTACGCCCGACAGTTCCTGCAACTGATGGAAAAGCCCGACGTCGACCTGATCGAAGGCTTGAGTCCCGCGATTTCCATCGAGCAGAAGGCCACCAGCCACAACCCGCGCTCGACAGTCGGCACCGTCACCGAGATCCACGACTACCTGCGTCTGCTCTACGCCCGCGCCGGCACGCCGCACTGCCCCGACCACGACCTGCCGCTGGAAGCCAACAGCGTTTCGCAAATGGTCGACCATGTGCTGGCCCTGCCCGAGGACACCAAGCTGATGATCCTCGCGCCCGTCGTGGCCAACCGCAAGGGCGAGCAGCTCGACCTGTTCGCCGAGCTGCGCGCGCAGGGTTTCGTGCGCCTGCGGGTGGATGGCAAGGTGCACGACATCGACACATTGCCGAAACTGGCCAAGACGCACAAGCACACCATCGACATCGTGGTCGATCGCCTCAAGGTGCGGCCCGACGTGCGCCAGCGCCTGGCCGAAAGCTTCGAGACCGCGCTGATGCATGCCGAGGGCCGCGCGCTGGCCGTGGAAATGGACACCGGCAAGGAGTATTTGTTCTCGTCGAAATTCGCCTGCCCGGTCTGCAACTACGCGCTGCAGGAGCTGGAGCCGCGCCTGTTCTCCTTCAACAACCCGATGGGCGCCTGCCAGAAGTGCGACGGCCTCGGCCAGATCCAGTTCTTCGATCCGGCGCGGGTGGTCGCCTATCCGCACCTGAGCCTCGCCGCCGGCGCGATCAAGGGCTGGGACCGGCGCAACCAGTTCTATTTCCAGATGCTGGAGTCATTGGCCGCGCACTACGGCATCGACACCAATGTTCCGTTCGAAAAGCTGCCGGCAGCGACGGCCGACATCGTGCTCTACGGCTCGGGCAAGGAGCAGATCAAGTTCAAATATCTGAACGAAAAGGGCACCCGCTTCGATCGCACGCATGCCTTCGAGGGCATCATCCCCAGCCTCGAGCGCCGCTACCGCGAGACCGACTCGATGGCGGTGCGCGAAGAATTATCGAAGTACCTCAACAACAAGCCCTGCCCGGAATGCGGCGGCATGCGCCTGCGCCGCGAGGCGCGCCACGTCTTTGTCGGCGGCAAGACCATCTCCGACATCAGCCGCCTCTCGCTGATCAATTGCCGCGACTTCTTCAACCTGTTGCAACTGACCGGACAGAAGGCGCAGGTCGGCGAAAAGATACTCAAGGAAATCACGGCGCGGCTGTCCTTCCTCATAAACGTCGGGCTCGATTACCTCTCGCTCGACCGTTCGGCGGAAACGCTCTCGGGCGGCGAGGCGCAGCGCATCCGGCTGGCCTCGCAGATCGGCTCGGGTTTGACGGGCGTGATGTATGTGCTCGACGAACCCTCGATCGGCCTGCACCAGCGCGACAATGCGCGCCTGCTGGAGACACTGACGCACCTGCGCGACCTGGGCAACACGGTGATCGTGGTCGAGCACGACCTCGAAGCCATCGAATCCGCCGACTACGTGGTGGACATGGGCCCCGGCGCCGGCGAGCACGGCGGCCGCGTGGTGGCAGAAGGTACGCCGGCTCAGGTTGCGGCCAACAGCGCGTCGATGACCGGCGCCTTCCTCTCCGGCCGGCGCGAAATAGCAATTCCGGCCCAGCGCACGCCGCCCAACAAGCTGCGCGAACTGATAATCCGCAATGCCAGCGGCAACAACCTGAAGCAGGTCGACCTGCAGATTCCGGTCGGTTTGCTGACCTGCATCACCGGCGTTTCCGGTTCGGGCAAATCGACCCTGATCAACGACACGCTCTACGCCGCCGCCGCGCGCCATCTCTACGGCTCGGCGGTCGAGCCGGCAGCGCACCGCGAGATCGAAGGCCTCGAGTTCTTCGACAAGGTGATCAACGTCGACCAGTCGCCGATCGGCCGCACGCCGCGCTCCAACCCGGCCACCTACACCGGACTGCTGACGCCGATCCGCGAACTCTTCGCCGGCGTGCCGCAATCGCGCGAGCGCGGCTACAGCCCCGGACGCTTCAGCTTCAACGTCAAGGGTGGCCGCTGCGAAGCCTGCCAGGGCGACGGCATGATCAAGGTGGAAATGCATTTCCTGCCCGACATCTTCGTCCCCTGCGACGTCTGCCACGACAAGCGCTACAACCGCGAAACGCTGGAAGTACGCTACAAGGGCAAGACCATCCACGAAGTGCTGCAGATGACCGTCGAGCAGGCGCGCGAGTTCTTCGACCCGGTGCCGGTCGTCGCGCGCAAATTGCAGACGCTGGTGGATGTCGGCCTCTCCTACATCCAGCTCGGCCAGTCAGCGACCACTCTTTCGGGGGGTGAGGCGCAGCGCGTCAAACTGGCGCTGGAGCTTTCCAAGCGCGACACCGGGCGCACGCTTTACATCCTCGACGAGCCCACCACCGGCCTGCATTTCCAGGACATCGAAATGCTGCTCTCGGTGCTGCACCGCCTGCGCGACCACGGCAACACGGTGGTGGTCATCGAACACAACCTCGACGTGATCAAGACCGCCGACTGGCTGGTCGATCTGGGCCCGGAAGGCGGCGACGGCGGCGGCCGCATCATCGCCTCGGGCACGCCGGAAGACGTGGCGCAGGTCAAGGGCAGCTACACGGGGCGCTACCTTGCCCGGTTTCTGGCGAAACGGCCGATCGCGAAGAAGGCAGCTCCCACGCCAAAGGCGTCGGGGCGCAAGAAACACTCCGCGCCATGA
- a CDS encoding phosphatase PAP2 family protein, whose translation MTGSKASRVAAWWIAAVATPVAMAVWIGASANGIPGFDREGLTLAHAWRGPWLDAVFPILTRLGSMMVLLPLLVVGGVMLWRGGFRREAGFFAAAVIGASIFAQLAKHLVLRQRPDLFAALAPVASPLSFPSSHAVQVTALAVASGVLVVRLAPGCRRRAMPLLAALAVLVGFSRLYLQVHYPSDVLTGALAATFWVAGLRVLVFARG comes from the coding sequence ATGACGGGATCGAAGGCGAGCCGGGTGGCGGCATGGTGGATCGCGGCGGTCGCCACGCCTGTCGCCATGGCCGTCTGGATCGGCGCCAGCGCGAACGGCATTCCGGGCTTCGATCGCGAAGGACTGACCCTGGCCCATGCCTGGCGCGGCCCCTGGCTGGACGCGGTTTTTCCGATCCTGACCAGGCTGGGATCCATGATGGTGCTGCTGCCGCTGTTGGTGGTCGGCGGAGTGATGTTATGGCGCGGAGGTTTTCGCCGCGAGGCAGGGTTCTTCGCTGCGGCCGTGATTGGCGCCTCGATATTTGCGCAACTGGCAAAGCATCTGGTCTTGCGTCAGCGCCCCGATCTGTTTGCCGCACTGGCCCCGGTTGCGTCGCCGTTGTCGTTTCCCAGTTCGCACGCGGTGCAGGTGACGGCGCTTGCCGTGGCATCTGGGGTGCTGGTTGTCCGTCTCGCGCCGGGTTGCCGGCGCCGGGCGATGCCGCTACTGGCGGCGCTGGCGGTGCTGGTCGGTTTCTCGCGCCTCTACCTGCAGGTGCATTATCCAAGCGATGTTCTGACGGGCGCCCTGGCGGCGACGTTCTGGGTAGCCGGTCTGCGCGTCCTGGTTTTCGCGCGAGGCTGA
- the pntB gene encoding Re/Si-specific NAD(P)(+) transhydrogenase subunit beta — protein MSESLATVSYIGATILFILSLGGLSNPETSRRGNLYGMIGMTIAVLATVFGPRVTMAGIPWIIGGMVVGGSIGLYAARTVQMTQMPELVALMHSLVGLAACLVGFANYIDPSASAGLSHAEKVIHEIEIYVGILIGAITFSGSIIAFGKLSGKIGGNPMLLPGRHWLNLAGLLIVIYFGGAFIKSASVADGMTPLIVMTVIALLFGIHMVMAIGGADMPVVVSMLNSYSGWAAAATGFMLNNDLLIVTGALVGSSGAILSYIMCAAMNRHFISVIAGGFGTTSGAPAAAGAQPAGEVAPILSAETAELLAEAKNVIIVPGYGMAVAQAQHTVYEITRHLREKGVNVRFGIHPVAGRMPGHMNVLLAEAKVPYDIVFEMDELNDDFPATDVAIVIGANDIVNPAAQDDPASPIAGMPVLEVWKAKTSIVMKRSMASGYAGVDNPLFYKENNRMLFGDAKKMLDEVLVALKGA, from the coding sequence TCCTCAGCCTTGGGGGCCTTTCCAACCCGGAGACGTCGCGCCGCGGCAATCTCTACGGCATGATCGGCATGACCATCGCGGTCCTGGCGACGGTGTTCGGTCCGCGCGTGACCATGGCCGGCATCCCCTGGATCATCGGCGGCATGGTGGTCGGCGGCAGCATCGGCCTTTACGCCGCGCGCACCGTTCAGATGACCCAGATGCCGGAACTGGTGGCGCTGATGCACAGCCTGGTCGGCCTGGCCGCGTGCCTGGTCGGCTTCGCCAACTACATCGATCCGTCGGCGTCCGCCGGCCTGAGCCACGCGGAAAAGGTCATTCACGAGATCGAGATCTATGTCGGCATCCTGATCGGCGCCATCACCTTCTCGGGTTCGATCATCGCCTTCGGCAAGCTCTCGGGCAAGATCGGCGGCAACCCGATGCTGCTGCCCGGTCGGCACTGGCTCAATCTCGCCGGCCTGCTGATCGTGATTTATTTCGGCGGCGCCTTCATCAAGTCGGCCTCGGTGGCCGACGGCATGACGCCACTGATCGTGATGACCGTCATCGCGCTGCTGTTCGGCATCCACATGGTGATGGCGATCGGCGGCGCCGACATGCCGGTGGTGGTGTCGATGCTGAACAGCTATTCCGGCTGGGCGGCGGCGGCCACCGGCTTCATGCTGAACAACGACCTGCTGATCGTTACCGGTGCGCTGGTCGGGTCAAGCGGCGCGATCCTTTCCTACATCATGTGCGCGGCGATGAACCGGCATTTCATCAGCGTGATTGCCGGCGGTTTCGGCACCACCAGCGGGGCGCCGGCGGCGGCGGGCGCGCAACCGGCCGGTGAAGTGGCGCCTATCCTCAGCGCCGAGACCGCGGAACTGCTGGCCGAGGCCAAGAACGTCATCATCGTACCGGGTTACGGCATGGCGGTGGCGCAGGCCCAGCACACGGTGTATGAGATCACCAGGCATCTGCGCGAGAAGGGCGTCAATGTGCGTTTCGGCATCCACCCGGTGGCGGGCCGCATGCCCGGCCACATGAACGTGCTGCTGGCCGAAGCCAAGGTGCCTTACGACATCGTGTTCGAGATGGACGAACTCAACGACGACTTCCCGGCGACGGACGTGGCGATCGTCATCGGCGCCAACGACATCGTGAATCCCGCGGCCCAGGACGATCCGGCCAGCCCCATCGCCGGCATGCCGGTGCTGGAAGTCTGGAAGGCCAAGACCTCGATCGTGATGAAGCGCAGCATGGCCTCGGGCTACGCCGGCGTGGATAATCCGCTGTTCTACAAGGAGAACAACCGGATGCTGTTCGGCGATGCCAAGAAGATGCTGGACGAGGTGCTGGTGGCGCTGAAGGGCGCCTGA